In Micrococcus luteus NCTC 2665, a single window of DNA contains:
- a CDS encoding ABC transporter permease — protein sequence MSEFLASRWPDILFRAWQHGWLVLQALAIATVLAIALAVIATRIKALTPIANAFTAVGLTLPSFALIGVLIPLVGIGTVPAVVVVVFYALLPILRNALVGLRGVDPEVLEAARGMGMGPVALFTRVRLPLAWPVILTGIRVAGQLGMGVAAVAAYVLGPGLGSYIFTGLVSLGGANALNYALVGTLGIVVVALVLDGLLVLLGRLTISKGLRA from the coding sequence ATGAGCGAGTTCCTCGCCTCACGCTGGCCGGACATCCTCTTCCGGGCGTGGCAGCACGGGTGGCTCGTGCTGCAGGCGCTGGCCATCGCCACCGTGCTCGCCATCGCGCTGGCCGTGATCGCCACGCGGATCAAGGCCCTGACCCCGATCGCGAACGCCTTCACGGCCGTCGGGCTGACCCTGCCCTCCTTCGCGCTCATCGGCGTCCTGATCCCCCTGGTGGGCATCGGCACCGTCCCCGCCGTCGTGGTGGTGGTCTTCTATGCCCTGCTGCCCATCCTCCGCAACGCGCTCGTGGGTCTGCGCGGCGTGGACCCGGAGGTGCTGGAGGCCGCCCGGGGGATGGGCATGGGGCCGGTGGCGCTGTTCACCCGGGTGCGTCTGCCGCTGGCCTGGCCCGTGATCCTCACCGGCATCCGGGTCGCCGGCCAGCTCGGCATGGGCGTGGCCGCGGTCGCGGCCTACGTCCTGGGGCCCGGACTGGGCTCGTACATCTTCACGGGGCTGGTCTCCCTGGGCGGCGCCAACGCGTTGAACTACGCCCTCGTGGGCACCCTCGGCATCGTCGTCGTCGCCCTCGTCCTGGACGGGCTGCTCGTGCTGCTCGGCCGGCTCACCATCTCGAAGGGACTGCGCGCATGA